A section of the Burkholderiales bacterium genome encodes:
- a CDS encoding xanthine dehydrogenase family protein subunit M yields MYAFELHHAKSVADASALLAKTGGKALAGGQSLVAAMKLRLAQPGHLVDLSGIAELKGIRKEGDHVTIGAMTRHAEIASSDVVKGAIAALASVAEGIGDRQVRNMGTIGGSLANNDPAADWPAAVLGLGATVVTNRRKIAADDFFKGMFETALADGEIITSVNFPIPKKAAYAKFPNPASRFALVGVFVAQAGSGVRVAVTGAGSSVFRCKPLEDALAKSWGAAAAKAVKVDAASLNSDLHGSAAYRAHLVAVMASRAVEAAR; encoded by the coding sequence ATGTACGCATTCGAACTGCACCACGCGAAGTCGGTCGCCGACGCTTCCGCCCTGCTCGCGAAGACCGGCGGCAAGGCGCTCGCCGGCGGCCAGAGCCTCGTCGCCGCGATGAAGCTGCGCCTCGCCCAGCCCGGCCACCTCGTCGACCTGTCGGGCATCGCCGAGCTGAAGGGCATCCGGAAGGAGGGCGATCACGTGACGATCGGCGCGATGACGCGTCACGCGGAGATCGCGTCCTCCGACGTCGTGAAGGGCGCGATTGCCGCACTGGCGTCGGTCGCGGAAGGCATCGGCGACCGCCAGGTCCGCAACATGGGCACGATCGGCGGGTCGCTCGCGAACAACGACCCGGCCGCCGACTGGCCGGCGGCGGTGCTCGGCCTCGGTGCGACCGTGGTCACGAACCGGCGCAAGATCGCCGCGGACGATTTCTTCAAGGGCATGTTCGAGACCGCGCTCGCCGATGGCGAGATCATCACCTCGGTGAACTTCCCGATCCCGAAAAAGGCCGCGTACGCGAAGTTTCCGAATCCCGCATCGCGGTTCGCGCTCGTCGGCGTGTTCGTCGCGCAGGCCGGGTCGGGCGTCCGCGTCGCGGTGACGGGCGCCGGGTCATCGGTGTTCCGCTGCAAGCCGCTCGAGGACGCGCTCGCGAAATCCTGGGGGGCGGCCGCGGCGAAAGCGGTCAAGGTGGATGCCGCCTCGCTCAACAGCGATCTCCACGGTTCGGCCGCCTATCGCGCGCATCTGGTCGCGGTGATGGCATCGCGGGCGGTCGAGGCGGCACGCTGA
- a CDS encoding xanthine dehydrogenase family protein molybdopterin-binding subunit has product MGANEHGVIGKSVRRKEDARFLTGAGQYTDDVVQPNQAHAFFLRSPHAHARIRKIDTAEAKASPGVVAVYTGADLEGVNGLPCGWLIHDIDGTPMKEPPHPVLAKGKVRYVGDQVALVIAETVTQAKDAAERIEVDYEILPSVVNPVDALKKGAPQIHDEAPGNKCYTWALGDKAAVDAAFAKAAHVTKLDLVNNRLIPNAIEPRAAVASYSRADDAYTLYVTSQNPHVERLLMTAFVLGLPEHKVRVIAPDVGGGFGSKIYLYAEETAMVWASKRVNRPIKWACERSESFLTDAHGRDHVTHAELALDRDGKFLGLRVHTVAAMGAYLSTFASCIPTILYATLLAGQYTTPVIYAEVTAAFTNTSPVDAYRGAGRPEATYVVERIVHQAAVETGIAQDELRRRNFIRTFPYQTPVALLYDTGGYDACLDEANRMADVKGFAARRAESAKAGKLRGLGYASYIEACGLAPSNIAGALGARAGLFEAGEVRVHPTGSVTVFTGSHSHGQGHETTFAQVVASRLGIPVENVDIVHGDTGRVVFGMGTYGSRSLAVGGTAIVKAVDKVIDKGKKIAAHLLEAAETDIEFKDGRFTVAGTDRSKAFGEVALAAYVPHNYPLDRLEPGLNETAFYDPTNFTFPAGTHVCEVEIDPDTGVVRVVQFCACDDFGNIINPMIVEGQVHGGLAQGIGQALLEQCVYDPASGQLLTGTYMDYAMPRADDLPSFKVGTKVTPCTHNPLGAKGCGEAGAIGAPAALMNAVMDALHGVGVRHFDMPATPHRVWQAIQSAKRA; this is encoded by the coding sequence ATGGGCGCGAACGAGCACGGCGTGATCGGCAAGTCGGTGAGGCGCAAGGAGGACGCGCGTTTCCTCACCGGGGCCGGCCAGTACACCGACGACGTCGTCCAGCCGAACCAGGCGCACGCGTTCTTCCTGCGTTCGCCGCACGCGCACGCGCGCATCCGGAAGATCGACACCGCGGAGGCGAAGGCCTCGCCCGGCGTGGTCGCGGTCTACACCGGCGCGGACCTGGAGGGCGTCAACGGGCTCCCCTGCGGCTGGCTCATCCACGACATCGACGGCACTCCGATGAAGGAGCCGCCGCATCCGGTGCTGGCGAAAGGCAAGGTGCGCTACGTGGGCGACCAGGTCGCGCTGGTGATCGCCGAGACCGTCACGCAGGCGAAGGACGCCGCCGAACGGATCGAAGTCGACTACGAGATCTTGCCGTCGGTCGTGAATCCGGTCGACGCGTTGAAGAAGGGTGCACCGCAGATCCACGACGAGGCGCCCGGCAACAAGTGCTACACCTGGGCGCTCGGGGACAAGGCGGCGGTCGACGCCGCGTTCGCGAAGGCGGCGCACGTCACGAAGCTCGACCTCGTCAACAACCGGCTCATTCCCAACGCGATCGAGCCGCGTGCCGCGGTCGCCTCGTACAGCCGCGCCGACGACGCCTACACGCTCTACGTCACGAGCCAGAATCCGCACGTCGAGCGCCTGCTGATGACCGCGTTCGTGCTGGGACTTCCCGAGCACAAGGTGCGCGTGATCGCCCCCGACGTCGGCGGTGGCTTCGGCTCGAAGATCTACCTGTACGCCGAAGAGACCGCGATGGTCTGGGCGTCGAAGCGCGTGAACCGTCCGATCAAGTGGGCGTGCGAGCGCAGCGAGTCGTTCCTCACCGACGCGCACGGCCGCGACCATGTGACCCATGCGGAACTCGCGCTCGACCGGGACGGCAAGTTCCTCGGACTGCGCGTGCACACCGTCGCCGCGATGGGCGCGTACCTCTCGACCTTCGCTTCCTGCATTCCGACGATCCTCTACGCGACGCTGCTCGCCGGGCAGTACACGACGCCGGTGATCTACGCGGAGGTGACCGCGGCGTTCACCAACACGTCGCCGGTCGACGCCTACCGCGGCGCCGGACGGCCGGAGGCGACCTACGTGGTCGAGCGCATCGTCCACCAGGCGGCGGTCGAGACCGGCATCGCGCAGGACGAGTTGCGGCGGCGGAATTTCATCCGCACGTTTCCCTACCAGACGCCGGTGGCGCTCCTCTACGACACCGGCGGCTACGACGCCTGCCTCGACGAGGCGAACCGCATGGCGGACGTGAAGGGTTTCGCCGCCCGCAGGGCCGAGTCCGCGAAGGCCGGGAAGTTGCGCGGCCTGGGCTATGCCTCGTACATCGAGGCCTGCGGCCTCGCCCCGTCGAACATCGCCGGCGCGCTCGGTGCGCGCGCGGGACTCTTCGAGGCAGGCGAGGTCCGGGTGCACCCGACCGGCAGTGTGACCGTGTTCACCGGATCGCACAGCCACGGGCAGGGCCACGAGACGACGTTCGCGCAGGTCGTCGCCTCGCGTCTCGGGATCCCGGTCGAGAACGTCGACATCGTGCACGGCGACACCGGGCGCGTGGTGTTCGGCATGGGCACCTACGGATCGCGTTCGCTCGCGGTCGGCGGCACGGCGATCGTGAAGGCGGTCGACAAGGTCATCGACAAGGGGAAGAAGATCGCGGCGCACCTGCTCGAGGCGGCCGAGACCGACATCGAGTTCAAGGACGGCAGGTTCACCGTCGCCGGCACCGACCGCAGCAAGGCGTTCGGCGAGGTCGCGCTCGCGGCGTACGTGCCGCACAACTACCCGCTCGACCGCCTGGAGCCGGGCCTGAACGAGACCGCGTTCTACGACCCGACCAACTTCACCTTCCCGGCGGGCACGCACGTCTGCGAGGTCGAGATCGACCCGGACACCGGCGTCGTGCGGGTCGTGCAGTTCTGCGCCTGCGACGACTTCGGCAACATCATCAATCCGATGATCGTCGAAGGCCAGGTGCACGGCGGGCTCGCGCAGGGCATCGGCCAGGCGCTGCTCGAGCAGTGCGTGTACGACCCGGCCTCGGGGCAGCTCCTGACCGGCACCTACATGGACTACGCGATGCCGCGCGCCGACGACCTGCCGTCGTTCAAGGTCGGCACGAAGGTGACGCCGTGCACGCACAACCCGCTGGGCGCCAAGGGTTGCGGCGAGGCGGGCGCGATCGGCGCACCCGCGGCGCTCATGAACGCCGTGATGGACGCGCTCCACGGCGTCGGCGTCCGGCATTTCGACATGCCGGCGACGCCGCACCGCGTGTGGCAGGCGATCCAATCCGCGAAACGGGCCTGA
- a CDS encoding (2Fe-2S)-binding protein has protein sequence MAVTISLTVNGKPVNATVDPRTLVVELLRNHLGLTGTHVGCDTAQCGACTVLVDDRAVKACNLLALQVAGAKVVTIEGIAAADGTMHPMQAAFKECHGLQCGFCTPGMVMSAIDLVNRHPKATEAKIREELEGNLCRCTGYHNIVKAVAHGAAAMGK, from the coding sequence GTGGCCGTCACGATTTCGCTGACCGTCAACGGCAAGCCCGTCAACGCGACGGTCGACCCGAGGACGCTCGTCGTCGAGTTGCTTCGCAACCACCTCGGTCTCACCGGCACGCACGTCGGGTGCGACACCGCCCAGTGCGGCGCGTGCACGGTCCTCGTCGACGATCGCGCGGTGAAGGCCTGCAACCTGCTCGCCCTGCAGGTGGCGGGCGCGAAGGTCGTCACCATCGAGGGCATCGCCGCCGCCGACGGCACGATGCACCCGATGCAGGCGGCGTTCAAGGAGTGCCACGGCCTGCAGTGCGGCTTCTGCACGCCGGGCATGGTGATGAGCGCGATCGACCTGGTGAACCGGCACCCGAAGGCCACCGAGGCGAAGATCCGCGAGGAACTCGAGGGCAACCTGTGCCGCTGCACCGGCTACCACAACATCGTCAAGGCGGTGGCCCACGGCGCCGCCGCGATGGGAAAGTGA
- a CDS encoding MBL fold metallo-hydrolase, with protein MSRFRRAVLAVAALVALSGAARVDASDAPALTPIRVGPHEWYFQGEAGAASAANRGFMSNAGFVVTGDGVVVLDALGTPALGRAMIEAIRKTTREPIRRVIVSHYHADHFYGLKPFKDAGAEIWAHRRSLDYLASEVAAERLAQRRAELFPWVDDSTELVRPDVLVDGDTSFRMGTLDFRIIDMSGAHAPDDLMLLVEGDRVLYAGDLLFAGRLPFVGNADSKRWLAAIERLIPMEPRVVVPGHGAASRDVARDLVLTRDYLSFLRDAMGRAVADFEPFDEAYSRTDWSRFRALPAFESANRINAWGTYLRMEQEALGAGKP; from the coding sequence ATGTCCCGGTTCCGCCGCGCCGTGCTCGCCGTCGCCGCCCTGGTCGCGCTCTCGGGCGCTGCGCGCGTCGACGCATCCGATGCCCCCGCGCTGACGCCGATCCGCGTCGGCCCGCACGAGTGGTATTTCCAGGGCGAGGCCGGCGCGGCGAGCGCGGCGAACCGCGGCTTCATGTCGAACGCGGGCTTCGTCGTCACCGGCGACGGCGTCGTGGTCCTCGACGCGCTCGGCACGCCCGCGCTCGGCCGCGCGATGATCGAGGCGATCCGCAAGACCACCCGCGAGCCGATCCGTCGCGTGATCGTGTCGCACTACCACGCCGACCACTTCTACGGGCTGAAGCCGTTCAAGGACGCCGGCGCGGAGATCTGGGCGCATCGCCGCTCGCTCGACTACCTCGCGTCGGAGGTCGCCGCCGAGCGCCTGGCCCAGCGGCGCGCCGAACTCTTCCCCTGGGTCGACGACTCGACCGAACTCGTCCGGCCCGACGTCCTCGTCGACGGCGACACGTCGTTTCGCATGGGAACGCTCGACTTCCGAATCATCGACATGAGCGGTGCGCACGCGCCCGACGACCTGATGCTGCTCGTCGAGGGCGACCGCGTGCTCTACGCGGGGGATCTGCTGTTCGCCGGCCGGCTGCCCTTCGTCGGCAACGCCGACTCGAAGCGCTGGCTCGCGGCGATCGAACGCCTGATTCCGATGGAGCCGCGCGTCGTCGTACCCGGGCACGGCGCGGCGTCCCGCGACGTCGCGCGCGACCTCGTGCTCACGCGCGACTATCTCTCCTTCCTCCGCGACGCGATGGGCCGCGCCGTGGCCGACTTCGAACCGTTCGACGAGGCGTACTCGAGGACCGACTGGTCGCGCTTCCGCGCGCTCCCCGCCTTCGAGTCCGCCAATCGCATCAATGCCTGGGGCACCTACCTCCGCATGGAGCAGGAGGCGCTCGGGGCCGGGAAGCCCTGA
- a CDS encoding inositol monophosphatase, whose amino-acid sequence MADLPMIGDPVLAVAVRAARRASSVLVDAARDLKRLPTFSKEHDEIASAASDETRAAIVATLGAAFPEHRVLGEAAETPPAGHEPSPYQWVVHPIDGRRNFAHGYPHYAVSIALAHGAEITHAAVLDPVHEELFTAVRGKGAQLNGTPIRVSACTRLEDALVATDFPERRSAKAAPYLATLTAVMSRCAGLRRSGAGSLDLAYLAAGRLDGFFVTSLKPGDIAAGALIVKEAGGRVGDFAGGTEFLRGSEVIAAAPGLFAPLRETIAAART is encoded by the coding sequence ATGGCCGACCTTCCGATGATCGGCGATCCGGTGCTCGCGGTGGCCGTGCGTGCCGCGCGGCGCGCCTCGTCGGTGCTCGTCGACGCCGCGCGCGATCTGAAGCGCCTCCCGACCTTCTCGAAGGAACACGACGAGATCGCGTCGGCCGCGAGCGACGAGACCCGCGCGGCGATCGTCGCCACGCTCGGCGCGGCGTTCCCCGAGCATCGCGTTCTCGGCGAAGCCGCGGAAACGCCGCCCGCGGGGCACGAACCCTCGCCCTACCAGTGGGTCGTCCACCCGATCGACGGCCGGCGGAACTTCGCGCACGGCTATCCGCACTACGCGGTGTCGATCGCCCTCGCGCACGGCGCCGAGATCACGCATGCGGCGGTGCTCGACCCGGTGCACGAGGAACTCTTCACCGCCGTGCGCGGCAAGGGCGCACAGTTGAACGGGACGCCGATCCGCGTCTCGGCGTGCACGCGGCTCGAGGATGCGCTGGTCGCGACCGATTTCCCGGAGCGTCGCAGTGCGAAGGCGGCGCCCTATCTCGCGACGCTGACCGCCGTGATGTCCCGCTGCGCGGGCCTGCGCCGATCCGGAGCCGGTTCGCTCGACCTCGCCTACCTCGCTGCGGGGAGACTCGACGGCTTCTTCGTCACGAGCCTCAAGCCGGGCGACATCGCCGCCGGCGCGCTCATCGTCAAGGAGGCGGGCGGTCGTGTCGGGGACTTCGCCGGCGGAACCGAGTTCCTGCGCGGCAGCGAGGTGATCGCGGCGGCGCCCGGCCTGTTCGCGCCGCTGCGCGAGACGATCGCCGCTGCCCGCACCTGA
- a CDS encoding VWA domain-containing protein: MSFAWPSVLWLLLAVPGLIAVYLWLGRRRKRVSLRYASLAAVREAAGRAPGWKRHVPPVLLLVAIVALVIAAARPGARITLPSDHRTIVLAIDVSLSMRANDIEPSRIEAAQAAAKAFVKAQPGDVRLALVSFAGSAAILQPPTRNRDDLVTAIDRLELQRHTAIGTGILTSLVAIFPEQADELAAANVPSGAMRAFNEAQGRSLDEKPAAPKSAFVPVRPGSNKSAAIILLTDGRRTTGPDPVDAARMAADRGVRVYTVGFGTAEGASVSFDGWSIYMRFDEEALKAIAEVTKATYFHAKSAADLTQVYENLNAQYVFERAHTEISALFVALAAVLTVTAAALSVLWFQRLA, translated from the coding sequence ATGTCGTTCGCGTGGCCTTCGGTCCTCTGGCTGCTCCTGGCGGTGCCGGGCCTCATCGCCGTGTACCTGTGGCTCGGCCGCAGGCGCAAGCGGGTGTCGCTGCGCTACGCGAGCCTCGCCGCCGTGCGCGAGGCCGCCGGGCGCGCCCCGGGCTGGAAGCGCCACGTACCGCCCGTGCTCCTCCTCGTCGCCATCGTCGCGCTGGTGATCGCCGCCGCCCGTCCGGGTGCGCGGATCACGCTGCCCTCCGACCACCGGACGATCGTGCTCGCCATCGACGTGTCGCTGTCGATGCGCGCGAACGACATCGAGCCTTCGCGCATCGAGGCCGCGCAGGCCGCTGCCAAGGCGTTCGTCAAGGCGCAGCCGGGCGACGTGCGGCTCGCGTTGGTCTCGTTCGCGGGTTCCGCCGCCATCCTGCAGCCGCCCACGCGCAATCGCGACGACCTCGTCACCGCCATCGATCGCCTCGAACTCCAGCGTCACACGGCGATCGGCACCGGCATCCTGACCTCGCTCGTCGCGATCTTCCCCGAACAGGCCGACGAGTTGGCCGCGGCGAACGTCCCGAGCGGGGCGATGCGCGCGTTCAACGAGGCGCAGGGGCGCTCGCTCGACGAGAAGCCGGCGGCGCCGAAGTCCGCGTTCGTTCCGGTACGGCCCGGGTCGAACAAGTCGGCGGCGATCATCCTGCTCACCGACGGGCGGCGCACGACCGGCCCGGATCCGGTCGACGCGGCGCGCATGGCCGCCGACCGCGGCGTGCGCGTCTACACGGTGGGCTTCGGCACCGCCGAAGGGGCGTCGGTCAGCTTCGACGGATGGTCGATCTACATGCGCTTCGACGAGGAGGCGCTGAAGGCCATCGCGGAGGTGACGAAGGCGACGTACTTCCACGCGAAGTCGGCCGCCGACCTCACTCAGGTCTACGAGAACCTCAACGCCCAGTACGTGTTCGAGCGCGCGCACACCGAGATCTCGGCGCTGTTCGTCGCGCTCGCGGCGGTCCTCACCGTTACCGCGGCGGCGCTGTCGGTGCTCTGGTTCCAGCGGCTCGCCTGA
- a CDS encoding Ldh family oxidoreductase, with protein MPTFAPDDLLALATRALERAGANPAMAAATARALVDADLQGIASHGVSRVAQYAAHLRNGRADGNAVPQVVRERGGACLVDAGCGLAFPACALAVDEAIARARTHGVSFAGVTNSHHFGVAARHLMPVAAAGMVGLAFSNSPSAMPAAGGRHAIFGTNPVAAVFPRRDAPPLVIDLSLSEVARGKLMVAARDGKPIPEGWALDRDGRPTTDPKAGLEGSMLPMGGAKGAMLALVVELLVTALTGAAIGFEASSFFVEEGNRPRLGQAFLVVDPGALAGSEVYAARVEVLVAEMLRDSGVRLPGARRTGLAERAAREGIEIPQALADLLRA; from the coding sequence ATGCCGACCTTCGCCCCCGACGACCTGCTGGCGCTGGCGACGCGCGCGCTGGAGCGCGCCGGGGCGAACCCCGCGATGGCCGCAGCGACCGCCCGCGCCCTCGTCGACGCCGATCTGCAGGGCATCGCCTCGCACGGCGTCTCGCGCGTCGCCCAGTATGCCGCGCACCTGCGCAACGGCCGCGCGGACGGCAACGCGGTGCCGCAGGTCGTGCGCGAGCGCGGCGGGGCGTGCCTCGTCGACGCCGGTTGCGGACTCGCGTTCCCCGCCTGCGCGCTCGCGGTGGACGAAGCGATCGCGCGCGCACGCACGCACGGGGTTTCGTTCGCGGGCGTGACCAACAGCCACCATTTCGGCGTAGCCGCGCGTCACCTGATGCCGGTGGCCGCTGCGGGGATGGTGGGTCTCGCGTTCTCGAACTCGCCTTCGGCGATGCCGGCCGCGGGCGGTCGCCACGCGATCTTCGGAACCAATCCCGTCGCCGCGGTGTTTCCGCGCCGCGACGCACCGCCCTTGGTGATCGACCTGTCGCTCTCGGAAGTCGCGCGCGGCAAGCTGATGGTGGCCGCGCGCGACGGCAAGCCGATCCCGGAGGGCTGGGCGCTCGACCGCGACGGCCGCCCGACGACCGACCCGAAGGCGGGGCTCGAAGGCTCGATGCTGCCGATGGGCGGGGCGAAGGGCGCGATGCTCGCGCTCGTCGTCGAACTCCTCGTCACCGCGCTGACCGGCGCGGCGATCGGCTTCGAGGCGAGTTCGTTCTTCGTCGAGGAAGGCAATCGCCCCCGTCTCGGGCAGGCGTTTCTCGTCGTCGATCCCGGCGCGCTCGCGGGGAGCGAGGTCTACGCCGCGCGGGTCGAAGTCCTGGTGGCCGAGATGCTGCGCGATTCCGGAGTGCGACTGCCCGGTGCGCGCAGGACCGGACTCGCCGAACGCGCCGCCCGCGAAGGCATCGAAATCCCGCAGGCCCTCGCCGACCTGCTGCGGGCGTGA
- a CDS encoding hydroxyacid dehydrogenase, which produces MRIVISEFMDADALARLAAVHDTHHASDLVDRPDDLAAMLADADALIVRNRTQVRGALLAAGRRLRVVGRLGVGLDNIDLPACAARGIEVIPATGANALAVAEYVIATAMMLLRGAYASSAEVAEGRWPRVALSSGREIAGKTLGLVGFGDIGRTTARLARGLGMRIVGHDAMLAPGDPAWRDAHAEPLSLDALLARADVVSLHLPLTATTRGMVDASRLAAMRPGAILVNTSRGGIVDEAALAAALRSGSLGGAALDVFAREPLPAGSPLAGAPRLLLTPHIAGLTAESNARVSMLIAERVLAALARR; this is translated from the coding sequence ATGCGCATCGTCATCTCCGAATTCATGGACGCGGACGCCCTCGCGCGCCTCGCGGCGGTGCACGACACGCACCATGCGAGCGACCTCGTCGACCGGCCGGACGACCTCGCGGCGATGCTCGCCGATGCGGACGCGCTGATCGTGCGCAACCGCACCCAGGTGCGCGGAGCGCTGCTCGCGGCGGGTCGCAGGCTGCGCGTGGTCGGACGCCTGGGCGTCGGTCTCGACAACATCGACCTGCCGGCCTGCGCGGCGCGCGGCATCGAGGTCATCCCGGCCACCGGCGCGAACGCGCTCGCGGTGGCCGAGTACGTGATCGCGACCGCCATGATGTTGCTGCGCGGTGCCTACGCCTCGTCGGCGGAGGTCGCGGAGGGCCGCTGGCCGCGCGTGGCGCTGTCGTCCGGGCGCGAGATCGCCGGGAAGACGCTGGGACTCGTCGGCTTCGGCGACATCGGGCGGACGACCGCGCGGCTCGCCCGAGGCCTCGGCATGCGCATCGTCGGACACGACGCGATGCTCGCTCCCGGCGACCCCGCGTGGCGCGACGCGCACGCCGAGCCCCTGTCGCTCGACGCGTTGCTCGCGCGTGCCGACGTGGTGTCGCTGCACCTGCCGCTGACCGCGACGACGCGCGGCATGGTCGACGCGTCGCGCCTCGCGGCGATGCGGCCGGGCGCGATCCTCGTCAACACGTCGCGCGGCGGCATCGTGGACGAGGCGGCCCTCGCCGCCGCGTTGCGCTCGGGAAGCCTGGGCGGCGCCGCGCTCGACGTGTTCGCGCGCGAACCGTTGCCGGCCGGCTCGCCGCTCGCCGGCGCACCGCGGCTGCTGCTCACGCCGCACATCGCCGGGCTCACGGCGGAGTCCAACGCTCGCGTTTCGATGCTGATCGCCGAGCGCGTGCTCGCCGCACTCGCGCGGCGCTGA
- a CDS encoding VOC family protein translates to MALPTTPYPRFHLAFPVTDLAVARRFYGDFLGCAEGRSSEDWVDFDFHGHQIVAHRVAATDMAEATNLVDGKEVPVRHFGVVVDLATFDALAAKFRAAGVRFVIEPHLRFRGEAGEQATMFFLDPFGNALEFKAFADMNRLFAT, encoded by the coding sequence ATGGCGCTGCCGACCACTCCGTATCCGCGCTTCCACCTGGCGTTCCCGGTGACCGACCTCGCCGTGGCGCGCCGGTTCTACGGCGACTTCCTCGGGTGCGCCGAGGGGAGAAGCTCGGAGGACTGGGTCGACTTCGACTTCCATGGCCACCAGATCGTCGCGCACCGCGTGGCGGCCACCGACATGGCGGAGGCGACGAACCTCGTCGACGGCAAGGAGGTCCCGGTCCGTCACTTCGGCGTCGTCGTCGACCTCGCGACCTTCGACGCACTCGCGGCGAAGTTCCGGGCCGCGGGCGTGCGCTTCGTGATCGAGCCGCACCTGCGTTTCCGCGGCGAGGCGGGCGAGCAGGCGACGATGTTCTTCCTCGACCCGTTCGGCAACGCGCTCGAGTTCAAGGCGTTCGCCGACATGAACCGCCTCTTCGCGACCTGA
- a CDS encoding pyridoxal-phosphate dependent enzyme: protein MNDRLDTALTLPDLAAIRAAHARIRAHVHRTPVFTCAAIDAEAGARIWFKAENLQRIGAFKARGASNAVFSLADGVAARGVVTHSSGNHGAAIAYAASRRGIPAWVVMPEGSAKVKQANVARLGATIRFSGMDAASRAAVCAEVERETGATMIHPFDHAHVIAGQGTAALELLEDVPDLDAVIAPVGGGGLLSGTAIAAKGMKPAVRVFGAEPAHAGDATLAFRSGKVEPLPAGLSPTIADGLRTPLAPRTLAAIRANVDGVESCSEEAIVRAMRITWERAKLVIEPSAAVPLACLLERRFPISGMRVGIIVSGGNVDLERLPWQ, encoded by the coding sequence ATGAACGACCGCCTCGATACCGCCCTGACGCTGCCCGATCTCGCCGCGATCCGCGCGGCGCACGCGCGCATCCGCGCGCACGTGCACCGTACGCCGGTCTTCACCTGCGCCGCGATCGACGCGGAGGCGGGCGCGAGGATCTGGTTCAAGGCGGAGAACCTGCAGCGGATCGGCGCGTTCAAGGCGCGTGGCGCGTCGAACGCCGTGTTCTCGCTCGCCGACGGCGTAGCGGCGCGGGGCGTGGTCACGCACTCGTCGGGCAACCACGGCGCGGCGATCGCCTACGCCGCCTCGCGGCGGGGCATCCCCGCCTGGGTCGTGATGCCGGAAGGCTCGGCGAAGGTGAAGCAGGCGAACGTCGCGCGCCTCGGCGCGACGATCCGGTTCTCCGGCATGGACGCGGCGTCGCGCGCGGCGGTGTGCGCGGAGGTCGAGCGCGAGACCGGCGCGACGATGATCCATCCGTTCGACCACGCTCATGTCATCGCGGGACAGGGCACCGCCGCGCTCGAACTCCTCGAGGATGTGCCGGACCTCGACGCCGTGATCGCGCCGGTCGGCGGGGGAGGGCTCCTCTCCGGCACGGCGATCGCCGCGAAGGGCATGAAGCCGGCCGTGCGCGTCTTCGGGGCGGAACCGGCGCACGCCGGCGACGCGACGCTCGCGTTTCGCAGCGGCAAGGTCGAACCGCTGCCGGCCGGCCTGTCGCCGACGATCGCCGACGGGCTGCGCACGCCGCTCGCGCCGCGCACGCTCGCCGCGATTCGCGCGAACGTCGACGGGGTCGAATCCTGCAGCGAGGAGGCGATCGTCCGTGCGATGCGCATCACCTGGGAGCGCGCCAAGCTCGTGATCGAGCCTTCGGCCGCCGTGCCGCTCGCCTGCCTGCTGGAGCGACGCTTCCCCATCTCCGGCATGCGTGTCGGCATCATCGTCTCCGGCGGCAACGTCGACCTCGAACGGCTGCCCTGGCAATGA